CCGGCGATCAGCCACTGAAGTCTGTTTCATTTCGTaacattttacaaaagaaagaaaaaaatccctctgtccaacacaaacaacacaaaaatgtgGAATAAATATTTTAGGGAAGcatcaacaaaaacagactttaaGTGGGTCGGAGTCTGTGCAAGCATGTGAAAGATTATGAGGACTTTTCTAAACGTATCTTATATATTTCTTTACCACACTGATGTGAGTTAGGGCTGCACGAAGTGGTGGAAAGGATCATATTGGCAGGTTATTTTGGCAGATATTACGATAACGATATGGTCTAATTAGTGGGAATGATCATTTTCTGCATCACTAATTTCATATTAGCTggaaaaaactaataaaatccTGATGATGTGGCGAACAAACATGTCTTCTAACATCTGGGGAACGACATTATAATCCTGTTTTGTCGCACTTAATCAAAAATCAGCATCTTATATTCGACTCGATTTTGATAATACTTCGACTAACTGTGCAGCCCTAATGCAAACGTGTTTATATATTAGTCCTAAACTTAACAAATATGTTGAATTCTTCTTTAAAACAAGTGTAAAAAAGCACTTAGTGAGGACTAACTGCTATCACACATCCCTTTACATCTACAAGTTAATCTTTCAGAGGGCAGCTGCACGACCGCAGAACAAAGAATCCATCAATACTGCTTCTTTTGTTACGAGCAGATCCATTCCTCCTGACCCTCAGGCCGTCtgtaattgttgttttgttggcaCAAATCGCTCTCCCATTAAGAGGGACCATTAAGCTTTGGAAGTGTCTCAACAGTGGATAAATCTGTCCACAGCGTGAGTCCGGAGTTCATCTCTTTCTGTTCCTGTTGTGCTTCaacatcttcttcctcttcaggaTCATCTCGTACAGTTTCTCCAGGCccggctgcaggccctgaccgTCCACGGCGCTGCAGCTCTGCACGTGATGCAGCGTGTACGTGCTCAGTTCGTGCACGGAGAGCAGCTTCTCCACCTCGCTGACCGACAGGGCGGCGTCCAGGTCCTGTTTGTTGGCCAGGACGAGCACCGGGACGCCCTGGTTCTCTGACGTTCGGGTGATCTTGTGGAGCTCCACCTTggcctcctccatcctctccagCTCGGTGGAGTCCACCACAAACACCATCCCGTCCGTCCGCCGCGTGTAGGACTTCCACAGCGGGCGCAGCTTCTCCTGTCCGCCCACGTCCCACACCTGGAAGTTTATGGTCCGAGACGTCCCCACCGCCACCTTGATCTTCTCCGTGTTGAAGCCCTTCGTGGGGATGGTTTTGACAAACTCCTTCAGTTTGAGCCTGTAGAGCAGAGAGGTCTTACCGGCCGAGTCCAGCCCGATAACGACCACGTGCAGACACTGGAAGTTTGGCAGGAAGGACGGCGTGTTGGGAGCCATATCAGTCAGCTGGTTCCCCATGATCGCAGCCAGCTACTCACACCTACTCAGTGAGGTGACAGATTCCTGATTTAATCCTTTTCTTCACTGGACTGGCATTTGCTCTTTGTCCTCAGGGGGCAGATGAGATCAGACGGTGCTGGAGACcttatcaaaacacacacacacacacagagttaacATTTAATGAAAGACAATGGGTAGTTAAAGGAGTGTTTGTTTGCAGGTGTTATCTCTGAGGAAGACAGAGGAACAGATAGTGGTGATAATCAGTGGAGCTGATTGAATTTCATCAGCTGGGACTTCCTGTTGTGTCCTCAGCTGAGATGTATAATGAAATACAGTGTTACTCAAagatacttgagtaaaagtaaaaatattgtgtttaaatgtttctttagtGAAAGTTACAACGGCAATATTCTGAAATCCAGGGTGATAAAAAATCCCATAAAACAACCGAATAACTCATtaagacacattttgtttttgtagtgaaaatctttaaaaattctgcaaaatatcaaacaaatctttataaaaacaacactttgtttactgttgGCACCAATTTTATTGATGTAATTTAAGTTCAGTGTTAAAGTTAGAcctgttaaattaaaaaaaaagtgttaattAAATTTTATGTAGGAAATCTTGAAATTTtagaaaaatctgaattttctgttatttcacaggttgttttgttattttattgatatttttgactaaatttaaaaaaataaacaggacAAATTCTCAAAATaacacagtgtgtttttacagcGTATCTCAATTTTACTTAAGCACTTTGAGGAACTTTAAAAGGTGTGGTATTAACTGTTATTCTGTAATAAAACAGCGATTAACTCataacattaaaatacagaaaatgtcaCCTGAACTATGTAAAACTGCAGGACCAACACTTCTTTCACTGTTATCACTGATTTAAGTTAATCTGATTACAGTTTCATCTATCTAATAAAGACAGATGATTaattagtgtttttttaaaagaggcAAAAAGGTCGACTGTCTGTAGAAACATGTGACTGTCGTGCCGTTTCAGAGTAAACTTGTCATTTCTTCacaggtttgtgtgtttaaataatACAGAAAACCTCTGCACATCTGAAAAATcccacagataaaaaaaaaaaaaatttcagtgGAAATCACAACTGTACTCCAGCCCAGTACTagagtaaaagtacttagttacatatAAGTTAAAAAGGCAGTAACTTATTCtaataaaatgtctgtgtgtcgGAGGTGTTTCTGCAGCCTGATCCGCTCCAGACTGCCCGACCTGGAGAGCTCTTTCCCGGGACAGACTGATGCCAGTGCTCGGGctggatgatgtgtgtgtgtgtgtgtgtgtgtgtgtgtgtgtgtgtgtgtgtgttcgtgaggactgctgcagctgcactaATCCGGTTGTTGTTGACATGCTGATACCATCAAACAGCTGCTctggacacactcacacacacacactctatatGTGTTTGCATGAAAATACAATGTATCACGACGAGAAATATCCATCCAGCGGGTATCGATCCCAGAGGCGAGCTGTCTGATCATCAGTGTTTGATTTAATTATATTAGTAGTTATCCTGCTGAGCCTCTGCGGTTTGTTCCCTCTGCTGCCCGACACACATACAtccatgtttgtgtggaaaTACATATAAAACTTCAGGATGTCCTACCAGGAGCCTGCAGGGTTAACTTTAAAGGACACGGCGGACAGAAATGAGAGCTGCTGATCGATCACAGGACTGAAGTCAGGTGAGTAAAACGCAGATTTACCTGTGAAACTCTGTGAAATCCTCCGGCAGCGGTGAGAAAAACATCCATGTCTGTGCGCGTGtcgcctccgtcagctcctgtcCTGCTCGCGCGGCTTCTGAGCAGCTCCGGAGAGGCTCGAGCTCACACGGCAGCTAAAGCGCGGGTGACGTCACGGCCACCTGGACAGTGCTGCGCCACGCCCCCTGCCGGCCGCGCCGGTGAACTGCACCCAAGTGACATTCAGCAGTGGAAGGAGGACACTAAAAGTAGCAGCAACAAagtgtagaaatactctgttGTACTTCAAGTAATTAGAGTAAAAGTACTCACGATTCACAATGACGTCATTCAAGGTGTTTACTGCCGCACTAAGGCAAAAGGTCGTAACTTCGATTTTGGGCGAAAATTAGTTATTGTAATTTTTGGGACAATAAACATAAGTTTTATCATGTAGACAAACATCAAGTTTCAATTCAGTAGTTTTGGGGGGGGAAATAAGATTATGTTTTTGCCGTAACTTCAAAAAGCCAAGGAGAAACTGTGGCAGAAGATCGTAACTTCAGATACCGCTTTCTGCCTTAGTTTCACGCTGCTCCTGAACACATGAATGAAGTTACAGTCCAGTAATAGCTAGCGGTAGCCTTAAGCTAGCGATGCAAACTAGTAGGCTAACCTGCTTCACAAACTAGACACAAACACTTTGCAAGCCATAATCAACAACCTATCTAGTAACAAGCGGTGCTTTAGAGCATTGGATATCTTCATTCACAACCCGTAATACAAGGCTACACgtacaactgaaataaaatgtgcttcttATAGGCTAGCTCTCGCCTGCCAATGACGGTCCACTGACTGAAAACTGCGTGAGTTGGTTGGAGCTGAAACGACACACCTtccacacacgcatgcacacgcacacacacacaccagcagcaggaatGTAGTAATTTACAGCCTACCTTTTGCTGAACCCTGGTTAAAATCCATGTCAAACATCCGACGAAAAAGCAAATCCATTAAATCCACCACAAGTTTTTTAAACTTGCTGCTGGCTAGTCAAAACTCCCAGGTTGTCAGCAACAGGCTGTCAATTCTATCTATGCAATCCTACAGTTTGCTGTAGCCGTGGGTTGATGGAGAAATTAAAGCTGGTCGCAAAGATGTCACGTCTTGATTTgccaagaaagaaaataaaattgatcATTGGACGAATCCACCATGTGACTCCTTGATGTCACAGGTGACACGTTGTAAAGACAGGAAAATATATCAATACAGTGtttattcataatttttaaaaagacctACACGCGTCATCAAagtttattcctgtatttatgaTAATAATGCAAATACTGCAAGTAAAATCCCAAGAAATATTAATTCCTACTATGTTTTCATCAGACTGGCTTTCAACATTAAGATGCTACAATGGGATGATTATGAAATATCTTTGCTGTTCTAGGCAGCTGGTTATCCACATAAACAATGAGTCTATATTAGTGCCTCATATCCAAACAGAAGTACATGTTTTATAtgcattaaaacatcaaaacactcTCATTGTTAATGCTGACATCTGTCAGAGAGAGTGTGCAGAAAATCATGCGACTGCCTGTGTGGTACTATGAGtatgaaatatagaaaaaaacttATTAATCTATCATTTTCATATGATGTTGATACATATAAAGCCATTTTATCATAGTGAGTTCAATAGGGTCAATATTGCTTACATTTTAAGTGAAAGTTGTCACTGTTATCATAACATTGTGCTATAAAATAGAAGTTAAGGTCTTTTGCCTTGGTATAACCAATTGTCATTTTATGGGCAGTGCAAAGGCAGAATACAGTAACTTCCGAAAAAGGGTCAAAGTTCaaatttgagtaaaaaaaaaatgtgtagataGATTAATACAGGTATACACTACAAACTGTGAAAATTACAATATTATACCTATAACCCAACTGTCAGGACATTAAGATaactttaaagatatttttctcagtttcacaCTCTGGAGAGTTAAGGTCTTTTGCCTTAGTAGGGCAGTTTAGATGTGTGATATATTTAAAGGGAAGCAACCCCAGCAAAGAAACAGGAAGTCTTCTCAAGCTTTACTCCAAAAAAGGTTACCCCAAGAAGTCCAGGGAATTACATTTAATATGCAAGAGCCAATAAtttaaatataattataattttatCTAAATGTTTGGTGACAAATGTTTaagcacactgacacacagccgCATCAATCAAGATGTTTATCGTCAcaccagttttttttattacatataATAACtagaagaagaataagaaagaaaaaataaaaacagtatgCAGGATAAGAATATGGGACAGCaggttttattgtgttttattattgttttattcttgaTTCATTACTATAAGACTGATTTTCAATGATTTCTTATATTTGCATGTCATGCACATAAAGTCTCCGAGGTCACACAGGTTTACGAGACTTCAACATTACATAATATTTTCTGTTCCGTGCAGAGTTACAGGTTTTCTTTGCAGCTCGGTCTTCAGATATTCCGGCTTCTCTTCCAGGCTTGACAAAGAGAAACCTGCTACATAAAAGATTCCCCTCCTGAAGCAGTTTTCATAACCAGCCAGCCAAAAGAAATCAGAAAGAATGAGAGGATGTTTGAGTGTTAAAGTGCATCCAGCAGAGCTCCGCAAACAAAGTCTGACCTCCTCCGGCAGAGTGATAAACCTGCTGGTCTCTGGAGCTAATGGCCTCCACTTTTGTTTAATTATACTTCAGAGAGACTCACTTTTTCTTTACGAGACAATGAGCTCCGTCGTGTTTGTTTGCAACGCACGTCAGCAGAACATTTCTCTACTCAGGGGAAACATTTCGTTCCTCATCGCCTGAAGATCACAAAGAAACCTCTTCTGGACTCACGTAGACGATTTTAAACTTTTAGGCGTCAACAGTTTTTCCCTCCGTGGACGAATATAACTTAAATTCTCTGCATAATCGTCTGTTTTTAAGATGTTGGCAGGCTTTCACTGGCAGGAACACATTCATGTGATTTACCTGAGTTAACATCAGCTCTGCACCTGTCAGGTCACCTCAGTGTGTCCTGACTGCCAGTGTGTCGCAGGACGCAGCTCCACCTGGTGGCCGCGGCCGAGAACTGCTGCAGGAACACTTTATCTGTTGAGCAGCTGTTTGtagatgttttagtttttatgttttgaggCGACACTAATAATACAATAATGATCAAAAGGTCATTATCGCAgggtaaccactaactgctgctaactgtagctgccgttagctacttagctcagttagctgtgcagctagttgTCCAGACTGGGAGACTGTTG
Above is a genomic segment from Sparus aurata chromosome 20, fSpaAur1.1, whole genome shotgun sequence containing:
- the arl4d gene encoding ADP-ribosylation factor-like protein 4D, whose amino-acid sequence is MGNQLTDMAPNTPSFLPNFQCLHVVVIGLDSAGKTSLLYRLKLKEFVKTIPTKGFNTEKIKVAVGTSRTINFQVWDVGGQEKLRPLWKSYTRRTDGMVFVVDSTELERMEEAKVELHKITRTSENQGVPVLVLANKQDLDAALSVSEVEKLLSVHELSTYTLHHVQSCSAVDGQGLQPGLEKLYEMILKRKKMLKHNRNRKR